Sequence from the Neptunomonas japonica JAMM 1380 genome:
TTACTAAGGTGGATCGAGCAAGTATGGCACATGCGCTTGAGGTTCGAGTTCCGCTATTAGATCATAAATTTATTGAGTGGGTTTCAGGCTTACCATCAAACCTCAAGTTAAAAGGGCAAGAGGGGAAGTACGCACTGAAAAAATCTCTGGAGCCATACTTGCCTAATGACGTGCTGTATCGAGCCAAGATGGGGTTTGGTGTACCTCTTGCTAAGTGGTTTAGAGGCCCATTAAAAGAGAAGGTAAATGAAAGTTTGCTCGGCGATACCATACGCCAGAGTGGTCTTTTTAATATGGAGTTTATCGAACAAGTGATAAAACAGCATCAAAGTGGAGCACGCGACTACAGTGTGATTATTTGGACTTTGTTAATGTTTAATGCATTTCTTGAGCGTGAACTCGATATTACGGCTTGATACAGATATAAGGGAAAGATAATACGTGAAAATTTTACACATTCTAGACCACTCTATTCCGCTGCATAGTGGCTATACATTTCGCACTCGCTCAATTTTAAAGCAGCAGCGTGTCTTAGGGTGGGAAACAGTTCATGTTACGTCTGGTAAGCACACGCTAGACTCTGCGCCTGTAGAAAGTGTAGAAGAATTTTTATTTTATAGAACGCCAGCTAAGTCATCTGTTCTTGATAAGCTGCCATTACTTAATCAGTTATCAATTATTGACCAGCTAACAAAAAGAGTCTGTGAAGTAATAGAAGAAACGAAGCCGGATATCCTGCATGCTCACTCTCCTGCGCTAACCGGTGTTGCAGCATTAAGAGCAGGGAAAAAATACGGTATACCGGTAGTTTATGAGTGTCGAGGCTTTTGGGAAGATGCGGCTGTTGATCACGGTACTTGTAAAGAAGATGGTGTGCGATACAAGCTGACTAGAGCGCTAGAAACTTACGTATTTAAAAATGCTGATGCGGTGACAACGATTTGTGAAGGTTTACGTAAAGATATTGTTGCCAGAGGTATTGGTAACGAAAAAATAACAGTGATTCCTAATGCTGTTGATATAGATAAGTTTAGTGTGATAACCCACAGTGACCAGGGTTTAGCAGAAAAACTACAGCTTCAAGGGAAAAAAGTTTTGGGGTTTATAGGCTCATTCTATGCCTATGAAGGACTGCTTCTTTTACTTGAATCTCTCCCTGAGATGATAAGCAATGATCCAGATATTCGTTTGTTGCTGGTAGGTGGTGGCCCACAAAATGATTTAATAGAAAGTAAAATTAAATCATTAAATTTACAACAGTTTGTAGTGACTACAGGGCGTGTTCCGCACACAGAAGTGCAGTCTTACTATAGCTTGGTGGATATATTTATATATCCTCGCTTGGCAATGCGTTTAACGGAACTAGTAACACCTCTAAAGCCACTTGAGGCAATGGCCCAAGGCAAGCTAGTTGTAGCATCAGATGTCGGTGGACATAAAGAGTTAATCGATGATGGTAAAACGGGGCGTTTGTTTAAAGCCGGTGATAAAAAAGATCTGGCTCGGGTTGTGCTTGAAGTGCTGGATCAAACGGAAAATTGGGACTCCTTCAAGCAGCAAGGAAGAAAATATGTAGAAGAGCAACGGAATTGGCCTGTGAGTGTCGGCCAGTATCAACATGTGTACCCTAAGATTTATAAAAACGGATAATGGTTAATTTACTTGTAGTAACGACACTATTCCCTAACAGTGTTCAACACCGTCATGGGATTTTTGTAGAAACCAGACTGAAAAAAATTATGGAAACAGGGCAAGTTAATGCAGTCGTTGTTGCGCCTGTTCCTTGGTTTCCTATTAAAAGTAAATACTTCAGTCAATATTCACAGTATGTCGATATACCATCCAAAGAGCATCGAAACGG
This genomic interval carries:
- a CDS encoding TIGR04063 family PEP-CTERM/XrtA system glycosyltransferase, which produces MKILHILDHSIPLHSGYTFRTRSILKQQRVLGWETVHVTSGKHTLDSAPVESVEEFLFYRTPAKSSVLDKLPLLNQLSIIDQLTKRVCEVIEETKPDILHAHSPALTGVAALRAGKKYGIPVVYECRGFWEDAAVDHGTCKEDGVRYKLTRALETYVFKNADAVTTICEGLRKDIVARGIGNEKITVIPNAVDIDKFSVITHSDQGLAEKLQLQGKKVLGFIGSFYAYEGLLLLLESLPEMISNDPDIRLLLVGGGPQNDLIESKIKSLNLQQFVVTTGRVPHTEVQSYYSLVDIFIYPRLAMRLTELVTPLKPLEAMAQGKLVVASDVGGHKELIDDGKTGRLFKAGDKKDLARVVLEVLDQTENWDSFKQQGRKYVEEQRNWPVSVGQYQHVYPKIYKNG